A window of the Mesotoga prima MesG1.Ag.4.2 genome harbors these coding sequences:
- the rplB gene encoding 50S ribosomal protein L2 — protein sequence MALRKFNPVTKSRRFMLLPDFKEVTKSEPEKSLLEPIKKNAGRNHHGRITVRHQGGGTKRRYRIIDFKREKMGIPAKVISIEYDPNRTARIALLQYVDGEKRYMLAPKGLKVGDSVQNGDMAEISVGNSMSLERIPVGTIVHNIEFLPGKGGQIARAAGTYAQLMAKEGRYALLRMPSGELRRVVVKCMATIGMVGNEEHSNEIHGKAGRKRWLGVRPSVRGMTMNPVDHPMGGGEGRSKGHLPQSPWGQPARGYKTRKNKKPSDSLIVKRRNQN from the coding sequence ATGGCATTGAGAAAGTTTAATCCCGTCACCAAGAGCAGGCGGTTCATGCTTCTTCCGGACTTCAAAGAAGTTACGAAGAGTGAACCTGAAAAATCTCTTCTGGAGCCAATAAAGAAAAATGCTGGCAGAAACCATCACGGGCGAATAACTGTAAGGCACCAAGGTGGCGGAACTAAGAGACGGTACAGGATTATTGATTTCAAGAGAGAAAAGATGGGAATCCCTGCTAAAGTCATATCCATAGAATATGACCCGAACAGAACGGCAAGAATCGCTCTCCTGCAGTATGTGGATGGTGAGAAACGATACATGCTGGCTCCAAAGGGGCTTAAAGTTGGAGACAGTGTTCAGAATGGAGATATGGCGGAAATCTCGGTTGGAAACTCGATGTCACTCGAGCGAATTCCCGTTGGCACGATTGTTCACAACATTGAGTTCTTGCCCGGCAAAGGTGGTCAAATAGCCAGGGCGGCGGGAACCTATGCCCAGCTGATGGCAAAAGAAGGAAGGTACGCGCTCTTGAGGATGCCTTCAGGTGAACTTAGAAGGGTCGTTGTGAAGTGCATGGCCACTATTGGCATGGTTGGGAATGAGGAACACTCGAATGAGATACATGGAAAAGCAGGTAGAAAGAGATGGCTTGGTGTAAGACCTTCAGTGAGGGGAATGACTATGAACCCAGTTGATCACCCGATGGGTGGAGGAGAAGGACGTTCAAAGGGCCATCTTCCGCAGAGTCCTTGGGGACAGCCAGCCAGAGGTTATAAAACGAGGAAGAATAAGAAGCCTTCAGATAGCCTCATAGTGAAACGACGGAACCAGAATTGA
- the rpsS gene encoding 30S ribosomal protein S19 translates to MSRSKKKGPYVHPSLLKKIRELNEKGEKKPIKTWSRASMILPEMIGHTIAVYNGMKHIPVYISENMIGHRLGEFSPTRRFGGHADKKSKKGEVR, encoded by the coding sequence ATGTCAAGATCTAAGAAGAAAGGCCCGTACGTACACCCGAGTCTCTTGAAAAAGATAAGAGAACTGAACGAAAAGGGAGAAAAGAAGCCCATAAAGACTTGGAGCAGAGCATCCATGATTCTTCCTGAGATGATCGGACATACAATCGCAGTATACAACGGAATGAAGCACATACCGGTTTACATTTCGGAGAATATGATCGGTCACAGATTGGGTGAGTTCTCTCCCACCAGGAGGTTCGGTGGGCATGCCGATAAGAAAAGCAAGAAAGGCGAAGTTAGATGA
- the rplV gene encoding 50S ribosomal protein L22, which produces MAQTVQRDKRSVFHRKRKEEKAATPVSQAKAVAKFVRISPRKARSVVNAIRNKEVGEAFQILEFSPKKASRLVYKVLRSAVANAENNFGLNVDSLYVEKAVVDDGPRMKRLWPRGRGRADIQQKRFSHITVVVANREEISNPQE; this is translated from the coding sequence ATGGCGCAGACAGTGCAGAGAGACAAGCGTTCCGTTTTCCACAGGAAGCGCAAAGAAGAGAAAGCAGCAACGCCTGTATCTCAAGCGAAGGCAGTTGCGAAGTTCGTTAGAATTTCCCCTAGAAAAGCTAGATCAGTGGTAAATGCGATAAGAAACAAAGAGGTTGGGGAGGCGTTTCAGATACTAGAATTTTCGCCAAAGAAAGCCTCGCGTCTAGTATACAAAGTGTTGCGTTCTGCGGTAGCAAATGCAGAAAACAACTTTGGATTGAATGTGGACAGTCTGTATGTTGAGAAGGCCGTAGTAGATGATGGTCCAAGAATGAAGCGACTGTGGCCCAGAGGAAGAGGCAGAGCAGATATACAGCAGAAGCGCTTTAGCCACATAACCGTTGTAGTAGCAAACCGCGAAGAGATTAGCAATCCTCAGGAGTGA
- the rpsC gene encoding 30S ribosomal protein S3: MGQKVHPYGFRLGVSKDWKARWINEKNYKEYLLEDLKIRDFLKKNYMAAGVSDIYIERPEPGKVVITVKCARPGVMIGKKGSEVKLLRQRLEKLITRQFQLNIEEVKTPETDAILVAEDIASRIEKRASYKRAMKRAIFTAMRKGARGIKIMVSGRLNGADIARTEWYLEGRLPLQTLRADLDYGYTTAFTKMGIIGVKVWIYKGDVQV, encoded by the coding sequence GTGGGTCAGAAGGTACATCCTTATGGATTCAGGCTTGGTGTCAGTAAAGATTGGAAAGCCCGCTGGATTAATGAGAAGAATTACAAAGAATATCTTCTTGAAGATCTTAAAATCAGGGACTTTCTCAAGAAGAATTACATGGCTGCCGGAGTGTCGGACATCTATATTGAAAGACCCGAGCCTGGCAAAGTAGTTATTACAGTCAAGTGCGCCAGACCTGGTGTGATGATTGGGAAGAAGGGCAGTGAAGTGAAGCTGCTCAGGCAGAGACTGGAAAAGCTTATAACAAGGCAGTTTCAGTTGAATATTGAAGAAGTTAAAACACCCGAGACCGATGCTATCCTTGTTGCTGAGGATATAGCGTCTAGAATTGAAAAGCGAGCTTCCTACAAGAGGGCAATGAAAAGAGCAATATTCACCGCCATGAGAAAGGGAGCTAGAGGGATCAAGATAATGGTTTCCGGAAGACTGAACGGTGCCGATATTGCCAGGACAGAGTGGTACCTGGAAGGAAGACTTCCTCTCCAGACCCTCAGAGCTGATCTGGACTACGGTTACACCACTGCCTTCACAAAGATGGGAATTATTGGCGTGAAGGTATGGATATACAAAGGCGACGTACAGGTGTAA
- the rplP gene encoding 50S ribosomal protein L16: MLMPKRVKYRKQQRGKMNGKAKGGTIVHFGEWGIKALEPHWITAQQIESCRIAITRTLKRNGNLWIRIFPDKPITSKGIGVRMGKGKGDVEGWVAVVKPGKVMFEIGGVPDQLAKEALEKAASKLPIRTKIVPRYQIGGEL; encoded by the coding sequence ATGTTAATGCCCAAAAGGGTGAAATATAGGAAGCAACAAAGAGGTAAGATGAATGGAAAAGCAAAAGGCGGGACTATTGTTCATTTTGGTGAATGGGGAATAAAGGCCCTAGAACCGCACTGGATAACTGCACAGCAGATAGAGTCCTGCAGAATAGCAATCACAAGAACGTTGAAGAGGAATGGTAATCTTTGGATTAGAATCTTCCCCGACAAGCCCATTACGTCAAAAGGAATTGGAGTCAGAATGGGAAAGGGAAAGGGAGACGTTGAAGGCTGGGTAGCTGTTGTTAAGCCCGGGAAGGTCATGTTCGAAATAGGCGGAGTGCCTGATCAACTTGCAAAAGAGGCCCTTGAAAAAGCTGCTTCAAAACTACCTATCAGAACAAAGATAGTACCGAGGTATCAGATAGGAGGTGAGCTCTGA
- the rpmC gene encoding 50S ribosomal protein L29, whose protein sequence is MKAVELQKFTDEELTQMLEDSKRKLMDLRFQLEMNRLKNHSQITSVKRDIARIKTILRGRELGIRR, encoded by the coding sequence ATGAAGGCCGTTGAACTTCAGAAGTTCACAGACGAGGAACTCACTCAGATGCTTGAAGATTCGAAGAGAAAGCTGATGGACCTCAGGTTCCAGCTAGAAATGAACAGGTTGAAGAACCATTCCCAGATAACTTCAGTAAAACGCGACATAGCTAGGATTAAGACTATCCTTCGCGGTCGTGAGCTGGGGATAAGGAGGTAG
- the rpsQ gene encoding 30S ribosomal protein S17 encodes MPRKTLVGTVVSDKMDKTIVVSVTRTHIHPFYGKTMKTTKKYHADDPEGLAGMGDTVEIEECKPLSKMKKFKLVKVLKKDVYTGEIPETPEAVEDSGGDEK; translated from the coding sequence ATGCCAAGAAAAACACTGGTAGGAACTGTAGTAAGTGACAAGATGGATAAGACCATAGTTGTGAGCGTTACAAGAACACATATACATCCCTTCTACGGGAAGACGATGAAAACTACAAAGAAGTATCATGCTGATGACCCTGAAGGACTTGCGGGAATGGGTGATACGGTTGAGATTGAGGAATGTAAACCTTTAAGCAAGATGAAGAAATTCAAGCTTGTTAAGGTCTTGAAGAAGGATGTCTACACTGGAGAAATTCCCGAAACTCCCGAGGCCGTTGAAGATTCCGGAGGTGACGAGAAATGA
- the rplN gene encoding 50S ribosomal protein L14, which translates to MIQLESYLRVADNSGARMIKVIQVTGGYRKRSGTIGDIVVAAVRDVAPNTDFKKGDIVRAVLVRTAKEIRRPDGTYIRFDDNAAVIIDKQNQPRGTRVFGPVAREIRDKGFSKIASLAQEVW; encoded by the coding sequence ATGATCCAGCTGGAATCTTATTTGAGGGTTGCCGATAATTCGGGCGCCAGGATGATCAAAGTCATCCAGGTAACTGGCGGATATAGAAAGAGATCGGGAACCATAGGTGACATAGTTGTCGCAGCAGTAAGAGATGTGGCACCTAACACGGATTTCAAGAAAGGAGACATCGTAAGAGCCGTTCTAGTGAGAACCGCCAAGGAAATTCGAAGGCCAGACGGCACTTACATAAGGTTCGATGACAACGCAGCGGTTATCATCGACAAGCAGAACCAGCCCAGAGGAACACGTGTCTTTGGACCTGTTGCTAGAGAGATTAGGGACAAGGGTTTTTCTAAGATTGCTTCTCTAGCCCAGGAAGTCTGGTGA
- the rplX gene encoding 50S ribosomal protein L24 → MSRVKKEDTVMIISGKDRGKKGKVLKTFPSEKKIIVEGVNFTKKHQRPTNQYREGGIIERESPIYVSKVMVVCPNCNKPTRVAHKILENGEKVRSCKKCGEIIDKV, encoded by the coding sequence ATGAGTAGAGTGAAGAAGGAAGATACCGTAATGATAATATCTGGAAAGGATAGGGGCAAAAAAGGCAAAGTCCTCAAGACATTCCCCTCGGAAAAAAAGATAATCGTTGAGGGAGTGAACTTCACAAAGAAACACCAGAGACCTACTAACCAGTATCGTGAAGGTGGAATAATCGAAAGAGAGTCTCCTATTTACGTTTCGAAAGTAATGGTTGTCTGCCCCAACTGCAATAAGCCTACGAGAGTCGCACACAAAATTCTCGAAAACGGAGAAAAAGTAAGGTCCTGCAAGAAGTGCGGCGAGATAATCGATAAGGTTTGA
- the rplE gene encoding 50S ribosomal protein L5, which produces MAYEYVPLKDRYENEVIPVMTKEFGYKNKLEVPRVSKIVVNMGIGEGSRNADLLDLHGKELMTIVGQKPVVTKAKRSIANFKLRDGMPVGLKVTLRGPRMYNFLYKLINIVLPKLRDFRGVDPDSFDGRGNYAMGLPEQLVFPEIVPDQIKRVQGMDIIVVTTARTDEEARRLLALLGLPFKRVMV; this is translated from the coding sequence ATGGCATACGAATACGTCCCTTTGAAAGATAGATATGAAAATGAAGTAATTCCGGTTATGACTAAAGAGTTTGGTTATAAGAACAAGCTCGAAGTTCCCAGAGTCTCTAAGATAGTCGTCAATATGGGAATAGGTGAAGGTTCAAGAAACGCCGACCTTCTCGATCTGCACGGCAAAGAGCTCATGACAATTGTAGGACAGAAACCGGTAGTTACTAAGGCTAAGAGGAGTATCGCGAACTTTAAACTCCGTGATGGAATGCCGGTTGGTTTGAAAGTCACTCTCCGTGGTCCGAGGATGTATAACTTCCTCTACAAGCTGATAAATATCGTGCTTCCCAAGCTGAGGGACTTCAGAGGTGTTGATCCCGACTCATTTGACGGGAGAGGGAATTATGCAATGGGGCTTCCCGAACAACTGGTCTTTCCCGAAATAGTACCGGATCAAATCAAGCGAGTTCAGGGAATGGACATAATTGTTGTTACTACGGCCAGGACCGATGAGGAGGCCAGAAGATTACTAGCCCTTCTCGGACTTCCCTTCAAGAGAGTCATGGTCTAA
- a CDS encoding type Z 30S ribosomal protein S14 gives MAKKSIVEKWKREPKFKVRKYNRCNLCGRPRAVYREFGLCRVCFRQLASEGKLPGVKKASW, from the coding sequence ATGGCGAAGAAATCTATAGTTGAAAAGTGGAAACGCGAACCCAAGTTCAAGGTTAGGAAATATAATAGATGCAATCTGTGCGGCAGACCGAGAGCTGTATATAGAGAGTTTGGTCTTTGCAGAGTGTGCTTTCGACAGCTGGCTTCCGAGGGAAAACTCCCCGGTGTAAAGAAAGCAAGCTGGTGA
- the rpsH gene encoding 30S ribosomal protein S8 — protein MWSDPIADMLTRIRNANAAFKESVDIPASNLKKKLLDILKAEGYIDDYKYIEDGKQGVLKVFLKYKGDRRHKVNVISGIVRISKPGKRLYVNKDKLPKVKSGMGIAIVSTSSGVMTDKQARSQGVGGEVICYVW, from the coding sequence ATGTGGAGTGATCCCATAGCCGATATGCTCACTAGAATACGAAATGCCAACGCTGCCTTTAAGGAAAGCGTGGATATTCCAGCTTCAAACCTGAAGAAGAAACTTCTTGATATTCTGAAGGCTGAAGGCTATATAGATGATTATAAGTATATTGAGGATGGCAAACAGGGTGTTCTCAAGGTCTTTCTGAAATACAAGGGAGACCGGAGACACAAGGTTAACGTCATATCTGGAATCGTAAGAATTTCTAAGCCTGGTAAGCGCTTATATGTTAACAAGGATAAGCTTCCAAAGGTCAAATCAGGTATGGGAATTGCAATAGTAAGTACATCCAGCGGAGTGATGACAGACAAGCAGGCCCGTTCTCAAGGCGTCGGCGGCGAAGTCATCTGCTACGTATGGTAG
- the rplF gene encoding 50S ribosomal protein L6, with protein MSRLLKHSIKIPAGVSCKIEGSVISVKGPKGELKQELLPLVKIEADEKEIWVKSNEEVVIRKSDYKRLAKYAGTFWSLINNMIVGVTQGFVKELEIVGVGYRAQLQGKKLVMNLGYAHPVEIEPPAGVEFEVPAPQAIVVKGIDKYQVGQVAANIKRWRIPIVYSGKGIRYKGEQVRTKVGKKV; from the coding sequence ATGTCTAGATTACTTAAGCATTCGATAAAAATCCCTGCTGGTGTGTCCTGCAAAATTGAAGGAAGTGTTATCTCTGTCAAGGGACCGAAAGGTGAGCTCAAACAAGAACTCCTTCCTCTGGTTAAGATCGAGGCCGATGAAAAAGAGATATGGGTCAAGTCAAACGAAGAAGTTGTTATTAGAAAGAGTGATTACAAGAGATTGGCTAAGTATGCCGGTACTTTCTGGTCGCTCATAAATAACATGATTGTTGGCGTTACTCAAGGCTTCGTCAAGGAGCTGGAAATAGTGGGAGTGGGATACAGAGCACAACTTCAAGGAAAGAAGCTTGTAATGAACCTTGGGTATGCACATCCAGTTGAGATTGAACCTCCGGCAGGAGTTGAGTTTGAAGTGCCCGCACCTCAAGCAATAGTTGTCAAGGGAATTGACAAGTATCAGGTTGGTCAGGTAGCGGCAAACATAAAGCGCTGGAGAATCCCAATTGTTTATTCAGGAAAAGGTATTCGTTACAAGGGAGAGCAAGTCAGAACGAAAGTCGGTAAGAAGGTCTAA
- the rplR gene encoding 50S ribosomal protein L18 — translation MFKHKDKKEQRRKRHLRVRSTVSGTPERPRLAVFRSEKHIYAQLIDDSKGITLVSASTVDKDVKASIEKSWNVDAAKKVGELLAKKAKDKGISSVVFDRGGFKFHGRIKSLAEGARAGGLQF, via the coding sequence GTGTTCAAACATAAAGACAAGAAGGAACAAAGGCGAAAGAGGCATCTTCGCGTCAGGTCTACAGTTTCCGGAACACCGGAGAGACCAAGACTGGCAGTCTTCAGAAGTGAGAAGCATATTTATGCCCAGCTTATTGATGATTCAAAGGGAATTACCCTTGTTTCTGCATCGACTGTAGATAAAGACGTCAAGGCTTCAATAGAGAAGTCATGGAATGTTGATGCCGCTAAGAAAGTTGGGGAGCTCCTCGCAAAGAAGGCGAAAGATAAGGGAATAAGCAGTGTAGTCTTCGACCGTGGGGGTTTTAAGTTCCATGGAAGAATAAAGTCACTTGCCGAGGGCGCTCGAGCAGGCGGACTACAGTTCTGA
- the rpsE gene encoding 30S ribosomal protein S5: protein MAEEMKNDRNSKSSREGRRNPRASRNAPVEKQVEDNEFEERIIEIRRVTKVVAGGKNLSFRVVAVVGNRDGKVGLGIGSAREVPTAIRKAVLEAKKNVTEVAVRNETVPHETVGRQDSARIMLKPAGPGTGIIANSPVRAVVELAGVKNILTKSLGSSNTLNMARAALNGLLSLRSPQDFAKLRDIPLKTVFHGFSEEAGQ from the coding sequence ATGGCTGAAGAGATGAAGAACGACCGCAATTCGAAATCTTCACGTGAAGGAAGAAGAAACCCCAGAGCTTCCAGAAACGCTCCTGTGGAAAAACAGGTTGAAGACAACGAATTTGAAGAAAGAATAATTGAAATAAGAAGAGTTACAAAAGTAGTTGCAGGAGGAAAGAATCTTTCTTTTAGAGTAGTCGCCGTCGTTGGTAACCGTGATGGGAAGGTTGGTCTTGGTATAGGGAGCGCAAGGGAAGTTCCGACTGCAATAAGAAAGGCCGTTCTTGAAGCCAAGAAGAATGTCACGGAGGTCGCGGTGAGAAATGAGACTGTTCCTCACGAGACAGTCGGACGACAGGATTCAGCAAGAATAATGTTAAAGCCGGCTGGTCCCGGAACTGGGATTATTGCGAATTCGCCTGTAAGAGCCGTTGTCGAACTTGCAGGTGTGAAGAATATTCTGACGAAGTCGCTTGGATCATCTAACACACTTAATATGGCTAGAGCGGCCTTGAACGGACTACTAAGTCTGAGATCCCCTCAGGACTTCGCAAAACTCAGGGACATACCCCTAAAGACAGTCTTCCACGGTTTCAGCGAGGAGGCAGGTCAGTAA
- the rpmD gene encoding 50S ribosomal protein L30, whose translation MAKSLRIRLIKSPIGYNRRQLKTVKALGLGKLDSEIVQPDSPQIRGMVNSIRHLLAVEELDD comes from the coding sequence ATGGCAAAGAGTTTAAGAATACGATTAATCAAAAGTCCGATTGGCTATAACAGAAGACAGCTGAAGACGGTTAAAGCATTAGGCCTTGGAAAGCTGGACAGTGAGATTGTTCAGCCCGATTCTCCACAGATCAGGGGCATGGTGAATTCCATAAGACATCTTCTTGCTGTCGAAGAACTTGATGACTGA
- the rplO gene encoding 50S ribosomal protein L15 — MAFKVEDLSPTPGSRTSEKRIGRGIGSGMGKTATRGHKGQGRATGKVAARFEGGQTPLFRRTPIKGFKNRGAVVYATVNISTLEERFESGSEISPEILVQRKILKDLKDGVKILARGELTKSFIVKANAFSATAKEKIESAGGKAEVI, encoded by the coding sequence ATGGCTTTTAAAGTTGAAGATCTAAGTCCGACGCCCGGTTCTAGAACAAGCGAAAAAAGAATAGGACGCGGTATAGGTTCGGGAATGGGTAAAACCGCCACCAGAGGCCATAAGGGTCAAGGAAGAGCGACAGGTAAGGTGGCTGCACGCTTCGAGGGCGGACAGACACCCCTATTCAGAAGAACACCGATAAAAGGGTTCAAGAACCGAGGAGCAGTTGTTTATGCTACTGTGAACATTTCGACTCTCGAGGAGAGATTCGAAAGTGGCAGTGAGATTTCACCCGAGATACTCGTTCAGCGAAAGATACTCAAAGATCTTAAAGACGGAGTGAAGATACTTGCGAGAGGTGAACTGACAAAGTCTTTTATTGTCAAGGCAAATGCTTTTAGCGCTACTGCCAAGGAGAAGATTGAATCTGCTGGTGGAAAGGCAGAGGTGATCTGA
- the secY gene encoding preprotein translocase subunit SecY — translation MWNALKNAFKIPELRDRILFTFLALAVFRLGVYIPIPGINIQAWSAYFGTLSTGGAGGFIGFFDVFTGGAVEQFSIFLMSVTPYINAQIMLQLLTAVVPSLKEMLKEGEEGKKKYARYTRMLTIGLAGLQGFLISFGLSSNTAILAIPSRLLFVLLATTTLIGGTMFLLWLGERITERGIGNGISVLIFGGIVARYPASIMQVVVALSPLQWGILLAIALFTVVAVIYVQMGERRIEVQYARRVTGRRVYGGVSTHIPIKVNQGGVIPIIFSSAIMMLPQFIATAFPEGSGGRNIMQSLFAQTSPLYILLYGGMVFFFTFFYSSLVFDVREVSDNIRNYGGYIPGIRPGFSTQQYIQRVLNRVVFMGAVFLVVIALLPLVIGGIFSIGGLAIGGTSTLIAVGVAIDILQQMETHLMVRHYEGFVKKGKLRGRR, via the coding sequence ATGTGGAATGCCCTGAAGAACGCGTTCAAGATTCCTGAGCTGAGAGATAGAATCCTCTTCACGTTCCTCGCATTGGCAGTCTTCAGACTTGGTGTGTACATACCGATTCCCGGAATTAATATCCAAGCCTGGTCTGCGTACTTCGGCACTCTATCTACAGGCGGTGCCGGAGGCTTCATCGGCTTCTTTGATGTTTTCACCGGTGGAGCCGTTGAGCAGTTTTCGATATTCTTAATGAGCGTTACTCCCTACATAAACGCTCAGATTATGCTTCAACTGCTGACTGCCGTTGTTCCTAGTTTGAAGGAGATGCTTAAGGAAGGCGAAGAGGGAAAGAAGAAGTATGCTCGATACACAAGAATGCTGACGATTGGACTCGCGGGTCTTCAAGGATTCCTGATATCATTCGGTCTCTCTTCGAACACGGCTATCTTGGCGATTCCCAGCAGGTTGCTCTTTGTGTTGCTGGCAACAACCACCCTTATCGGTGGTACAATGTTTCTTCTTTGGCTGGGAGAAAGAATCACGGAAAGGGGAATTGGAAATGGTATTTCAGTTCTGATTTTCGGAGGCATCGTTGCAAGATATCCTGCTTCCATTATGCAGGTAGTGGTAGCTTTATCGCCGTTACAGTGGGGGATATTACTTGCGATCGCTCTGTTCACGGTTGTGGCGGTTATCTATGTTCAGATGGGAGAAAGAAGGATCGAAGTTCAGTACGCAAGGAGAGTTACTGGTAGAAGGGTGTATGGAGGAGTTTCCACGCACATTCCTATCAAGGTTAATCAGGGTGGAGTCATACCGATAATATTCAGTTCGGCAATTATGATGTTGCCACAGTTTATTGCTACGGCTTTCCCCGAGGGAAGTGGCGGTAGGAATATTATGCAGAGTCTCTTTGCTCAGACATCACCCCTATACATATTGCTTTATGGAGGAATGGTTTTCTTCTTCACGTTCTTTTATAGTTCGCTTGTTTTTGATGTCAGAGAAGTATCGGATAACATACGTAACTACGGAGGCTACATACCCGGAATAAGACCGGGCTTTTCAACTCAGCAGTATATTCAGAGAGTCCTTAACAGGGTTGTTTTCATGGGAGCCGTATTCCTGGTTGTGATTGCATTGCTTCCATTAGTTATAGGCGGGATTTTCAGTATTGGTGGCCTCGCAATTGGAGGAACGTCGACTCTAATTGCTGTTGGCGTAGCTATTGATATATTGCAGCAGATGGAAACACACCTTATGGTAAGGCATTATGAAGGGTTCGTAAAGAAAGGCAAGTTACGAGGAAGGAGATAA
- a CDS encoding adenylate kinase → MNVILMGPPGAGKGTQAKRIAQIFKIPHISTGDMLREAVAAGTDLGLKVKEIMDKGLLVPDDLMIDLVRERLSREDTRNGFILDGFPRTVEQAAALDEMLEDLGRKIDVALLVNADEEEVVKRISSRRVCPECGKVYNLLTIRPKVEGRCDNDGAELIQRDDDMPETVRARYRVYLEKTEPVIQYYSSNKSQFLEVDGTGEIDVVTDKIVEHLESTRNG, encoded by the coding sequence ATGAACGTTATTCTAATGGGTCCTCCCGGAGCAGGGAAGGGGACACAGGCAAAGCGGATAGCCCAGATATTTAAGATTCCTCACATATCGACTGGAGATATGTTAAGGGAAGCCGTGGCTGCTGGCACTGACCTTGGGCTGAAGGTCAAAGAGATTATGGATAAAGGGCTTCTCGTCCCCGATGATTTGATGATCGACCTTGTGAGAGAAAGGTTGTCGAGAGAGGATACCAGGAATGGGTTCATTCTTGACGGTTTCCCAAGAACAGTTGAACAGGCGGCTGCGCTTGATGAAATGCTAGAGGATCTAGGGAGAAAAATCGATGTAGCCTTGCTCGTTAATGCAGATGAAGAAGAAGTCGTAAAACGGATTTCTAGCAGAAGAGTTTGCCCAGAGTGTGGCAAGGTCTACAATCTGCTGACGATAAGACCGAAAGTTGAAGGCCGCTGCGATAACGATGGCGCCGAGTTGATTCAGAGAGATGACGATATGCCTGAGACAGTTCGAGCAAGGTACAGAGTCTATTTGGAGAAAACGGAGCCAGTGATCCAGTATTACTCGAGTAACAAGAGCCAGTTTTTGGAAGTGGACGGGACCGGAGAGATTGATGTTGTGACTGACAAAATTGTGGAACATCTGGAGTCAACTAGAAATGGTTAG
- the map gene encoding type I methionyl aminopeptidase — translation MVRLKSPEEICKIEIAAKIVAEVLAEMESYAVEGASALDMEKAAEELIHKRGGIPAFKGYSGYPYTLCVSVNEEVIHGFPLKEKIFVDGDIVSVDCGVNKDGFIGDAAKSFVVGSYRSEKDKLLLQRTEEALLKGIEMAVAGNRVGDIGYAVQNCVESAGLSVIRDYVGHGVGLSLHEDPQVPNYGRQGSGMLLRTGMTLAIEPMVASGHYSLEILEDGWTAVTADRSRAAHFEHDIAILEDGPKILSSL, via the coding sequence ATGGTTAGGTTGAAATCTCCAGAAGAAATATGTAAAATCGAAATTGCTGCGAAGATTGTCGCAGAGGTTTTGGCTGAGATGGAGTCTTATGCAGTTGAAGGAGCCTCTGCTCTCGATATGGAAAAAGCGGCAGAAGAGTTGATTCATAAACGAGGCGGCATCCCCGCATTCAAGGGATATAGTGGTTATCCTTATACTCTATGCGTTTCGGTAAACGAGGAGGTAATTCACGGATTTCCCTTGAAGGAAAAAATCTTTGTCGATGGCGACATAGTCTCCGTGGATTGTGGGGTGAACAAAGACGGATTCATTGGAGATGCGGCAAAGTCTTTCGTAGTAGGTAGTTACAGGAGTGAAAAGGACAAACTGCTTCTACAGCGAACGGAAGAGGCGCTTCTAAAGGGTATAGAAATGGCTGTCGCAGGAAACAGAGTCGGCGACATCGGCTATGCCGTTCAGAATTGTGTAGAAAGCGCTGGGCTGTCTGTAATAAGAGATTACGTTGGGCACGGAGTCGGCCTCAGCCTTCACGAGGATCCACAGGTGCCGAATTACGGAAGACAGGGAAGCGGGATGCTTTTAAGAACTGGCATGACCCTTGCGATTGAACCGATGGTCGCAAGCGGACACTATAGCTTAGAGATTCTGGAAGACGGATGGACTGCAGTAACTGCGGATAGATCGCGTGCTGCTCATTTTGAGCATGACATTGCGATTCTTGAAGATGGTCCAAAGATTCTTTCTAGTTTGTGA